The Catenulispora sp. EB89 genome has a segment encoding these proteins:
- a CDS encoding cupin domain-containing protein: MAARLGLVPLPAEGGRFRSTWSGPVDASGRPAGTAILMLLSNDPDGFSAMHRLPIDEVWHFYRGDPMELLLLHPDGQAEVRLLGGGELVQTVVPAGCWMGARVAGDGAWSLIGTTMAPGFVPADYEGGDVEELCRRYPEREGMIRALCRVDAPSRMPDSVPDSMPDSLDERESPGESAAATR; encoded by the coding sequence ATCGCCGCTCGGCTCGGCCTGGTGCCGTTGCCGGCCGAGGGCGGCCGGTTCCGGAGTACGTGGTCGGGTCCGGTGGATGCGAGCGGACGTCCGGCCGGCACGGCGATTCTGATGCTGCTGTCCAACGACCCCGATGGGTTCTCGGCGATGCACCGGCTGCCTATCGACGAGGTCTGGCACTTCTACCGCGGCGACCCGATGGAGTTGTTGCTGCTGCATCCCGATGGCCAGGCTGAGGTGCGGCTGCTCGGTGGCGGTGAGCTGGTGCAGACGGTCGTGCCGGCGGGATGCTGGATGGGCGCTCGCGTCGCGGGGGACGGGGCGTGGTCGCTGATCGGGACGACGATGGCGCCCGGCTTCGTCCCGGCCGACTATGAGGGCGGCGATGTCGAGGAGTTGTGTCGGCGCTATCCCGAGCGTGAGGGCATGATCAGGGCTCTGTGTCGGGTCGATGCTCCGAGTCGCATGCCTGATTCGGTGCCTGATTCGATGCCTGATTCGCTCGACGAGCGCGAGTCGCCCGGCGAGAGCGCGGCGGCCACCCGATGA